The Clostridiaceae bacterium HFYG-1003 genome includes a window with the following:
- the fmt gene encoding methionyl-tRNA formyltransferase, translated as MKKGLTNNTKRLSLVFMGTPDYAAKSLEELAKVYEIALVITQPDRPRGRGKKFLPTPVRTLAESLGIPVLTPESIRKDPAVLDQLKALSPDVIVVVAYGQLLPKTILELPRLGCINLHASLLPAWRGAAPIQQAILSGDTQSGNTTMRMEEGLDTGAILLTDPVAIGPDMTYGELHDVLMEGGGSLLIRTIHGLADGTVTPVPQPDTGVSYVRKIKKEDAAIDFSRPTREILNLIRGMNPHPLAYAYAGDVMVKILKASAREAHGSEKPGTILAQEKSGILIRTGDGAISVQELQLPGKRPMAVADFLNGNRLEAKEMKRSVSE; from the coding sequence ATGAAGAAGGGATTGACGAATAACACGAAGCGGCTGTCCCTGGTCTTCATGGGCACGCCGGATTATGCGGCAAAGAGTCTGGAGGAACTGGCGAAAGTCTACGAGATTGCGCTGGTTATCACCCAGCCGGACCGGCCCAGGGGCCGGGGCAAGAAATTCCTGCCGACGCCCGTCAGGACGCTGGCCGAATCTCTGGGCATCCCGGTTCTGACTCCGGAAAGTATCCGGAAGGATCCCGCGGTGCTGGATCAGCTGAAGGCGCTGTCACCCGATGTCATTGTGGTGGTAGCCTACGGTCAGCTGCTTCCAAAGACAATTCTCGAACTGCCCCGGCTTGGCTGCATTAACCTGCATGCCAGTCTCCTGCCGGCCTGGCGGGGAGCGGCACCGATCCAGCAGGCTATTCTGTCGGGAGATACCCAATCGGGCAATACTACGATGCGGATGGAAGAAGGTCTGGATACCGGAGCCATTCTGCTGACTGATCCGGTGGCGATTGGGCCGGACATGACCTATGGCGAACTGCATGATGTTCTGATGGAGGGCGGAGGATCTCTTCTGATCCGCACCATCCACGGACTGGCTGACGGAACGGTAACCCCGGTGCCGCAGCCTGATACTGGGGTCAGCTACGTCCGGAAAATAAAGAAGGAAGATGCCGCCATTGATTTTAGCCGGCCGACGCGGGAGATTCTGAATCTGATCCGCGGGATGAATCCCCATCCGCTGGCGTATGCCTATGCGGGGGATGTCATGGTCAAGATCTTAAAAGCCAGCGCCCGGGAGGCCCATGGTTCTGAGAAGCCCGGTACCATCCTGGCGCAGGAGAAATCCGGCATCCTCATTCGGACCGGCGACGGCGCCATCAGTGTCCAGGAGCTTCAGCTTCCTGGCAAGCGGCCCATGGCCGTGGCCGATTTCCTGAACGGAAACCGGCTGGAAGCAAAAGAAATGAAAAGGAGTGTGTCAGAATGA
- a CDS encoding zinc metallopeptidase produces the protein MTIISAIAAMIPYMDSTMLILIPGILLAAWAQSKVTSTYQQFSRVGNQRGLTGAQVARYILDNSGLNNITIEPIRGQLTDHYDPKGKVLRLSEGVYGSQSVAALGIASHEVGHAIQDATNYGPMRLRGAIVPLAAIGGNLSMVLVLAGLFLGGTGLVQIGAFLFLFTVLFQLVTLPVEFDASKRALRILDTGILTPTEVEGAKQVLNAAALTYVAAAVTGILSFLRILLLSRRRD, from the coding sequence ATGACCATTATCTCTGCCATCGCGGCAATGATTCCTTATATGGATTCCACCATGCTGATCCTGATTCCGGGAATTCTTCTGGCTGCCTGGGCCCAGTCCAAGGTAACCTCGACCTATCAGCAGTTTTCCCGGGTGGGCAACCAGCGCGGTCTGACCGGCGCTCAGGTCGCCCGATACATCCTGGATAACAGCGGACTGAATAATATTACGATTGAACCGATTCGCGGACAGCTGACCGACCACTACGATCCCAAGGGCAAAGTACTGCGCCTGTCCGAAGGCGTCTACGGCAGCCAGTCGGTGGCGGCCCTGGGCATCGCCTCCCATGAAGTGGGCCATGCCATCCAGGATGCCACCAACTACGGACCGATGCGCCTGCGCGGTGCTATCGTGCCACTGGCAGCCATCGGCGGAAATCTCTCCATGGTTCTGGTGCTGGCAGGTCTGTTCCTGGGCGGAACCGGACTGGTCCAGATCGGTGCCTTCCTGTTCCTGTTCACCGTGCTGTTCCAGCTGGTGACGCTGCCGGTTGAATTCGATGCCTCCAAACGGGCCTTGCGAATTCTGGACACCGGTATCCTTACACCCACTGAGGTAGAGGGAGCCAAGCAGGTACTCAACGCAGCCGCTCTGACCTATGTGGCGGCTGCCGTCACGGGAATCCTCAGCTTTCTGAGAATTCTCCTGCTTTCCCGGAGGCGTGACTGA
- the rsmB gene encoding 16S rRNA (cytosine(967)-C(5))-methyltransferase RsmB has translation MDQARKLAGDLLTKITKEGAYSGAELDQALFNAKLTQQDKAFITELVYGTLARLYSIDRILETYSKVRLSKMEDQVLSQLRLAVYQMKFLDRVPPFAAVSEAVTIVRKKSPKAAGFVNGMLRSILREEKAVAFAGETDRLAFEYSLKPELVRHFQKTFGDRAPSILADLIQAEGLCIRVNQKKIASPNYTARLQEVGLEARPGWFSDQFLYLTRQGALRDLPGYRAGWFSVQNEAAALPPMLLHQLVPDGTILDLCAAPGGKSAYLAETPGDYRITAFDLSRRKLDRMEENYKRLGLTVTTRIGDATEFQPDLAESADGILLDVPCSGLGLLGRKPDIRHNMDQKGMQELAKIQARILRNGSRYLKRGGCLIYSTCTLNPAENQDNVRAFLADHPEFALQAQPLERLAEQAGARGLDNLLLHDGMLTVLPGAGLDGFFVAVLKKN, from the coding sequence ATGGATCAGGCAAGAAAACTTGCCGGTGACCTGCTGACGAAAATAACCAAGGAAGGGGCTTATTCAGGCGCTGAGCTTGATCAGGCCCTTTTTAACGCCAAGCTGACGCAGCAGGACAAGGCATTTATTACCGAACTGGTCTACGGGACGCTGGCCAGACTCTACAGCATCGATCGGATTCTGGAAACTTATTCCAAGGTCCGGCTGAGCAAAATGGAAGATCAGGTGCTCAGTCAGCTGCGCCTGGCGGTTTATCAGATGAAGTTCCTGGACCGGGTGCCGCCCTTTGCTGCGGTATCCGAGGCCGTTACCATCGTTCGCAAGAAAAGTCCGAAGGCCGCCGGCTTTGTCAACGGTATGCTCCGCAGCATTCTGAGGGAGGAAAAAGCCGTGGCTTTTGCCGGTGAAACCGACCGCCTGGCTTTTGAGTATTCCCTGAAGCCCGAGCTGGTCCGCCATTTTCAAAAGACCTTTGGCGATCGGGCACCGTCCATCCTGGCTGATTTAATTCAGGCCGAAGGACTGTGCATCCGGGTCAATCAGAAAAAGATCGCTTCGCCGAATTATACAGCCCGACTGCAGGAAGTCGGGCTGGAAGCCAGACCGGGCTGGTTCTCGGATCAGTTCCTCTACCTGACGCGGCAGGGCGCACTGCGTGATCTGCCGGGATACCGCGCTGGCTGGTTCTCGGTTCAAAATGAGGCGGCCGCGCTGCCGCCCATGCTGCTGCATCAGCTGGTGCCGGACGGCACCATCCTGGACCTGTGCGCCGCCCCGGGGGGCAAGAGCGCCTACCTGGCCGAGACTCCCGGCGATTACCGGATCACGGCCTTTGATTTGTCCCGGCGCAAGCTCGACCGCATGGAAGAAAATTATAAAAGACTGGGACTGACCGTTACAACCCGAATCGGGGATGCGACGGAGTTTCAGCCGGACCTGGCCGAATCGGCGGACGGCATCCTGCTGGATGTTCCCTGTTCCGGGCTGGGACTGCTGGGCCGAAAACCCGACATCCGGCATAACATGGATCAGAAGGGCATGCAGGAACTGGCAAAGATCCAGGCTCGGATTCTGCGTAACGGCTCCCGCTATCTGAAACGCGGCGGCTGCCTGATCTATTCCACCTGCACCCTGAACCCCGCGGAGAATCAGGACAACGTCAGGGCGTTTCTGGCGGATCATCCGGAGTTTGCGCTGCAGGCTCAGCCCCTGGAACGGCTGGCGGAACAGGCCGGTGCCCGGGGACTGGACAATCTGCTGCTTCATGACGGCATGCTGACCGTTCTGCCCGGAGCGGGTCTGGATGGTTTTTTTGTGGCAGTCCTCAAGAAGAATTAG
- the rlmN gene encoding 23S rRNA (adenine(2503)-C(2))-methyltransferase RlmN has product MINILDLTPEELKQKLKESGEKPFRADQILNWIYQGVFSFDDMKNLGEGTRALLKREFSVDVPEIIKLLKSVDGTRKGLLKLKDSHIIEAVLMKYEHGYSVCISTQVGCRMGCSFCASTKEGLIRNLTAGEMIGQILALQQVAGERISNLVLMGSGEPLDNFDEVARFLGMVSSPWGLAIGQRHITLSTCGIAPRIRDFADLDNQVTLAISLHQPTQAERQKLMPVAWQHDLTSLFEALRYYQTKTNRRISFEYALVDGVNDTPEAAQALRVLLRGLKCHVNLIPLNEIKDGLYKKPDLKKIEAFRARLESFNIPTTIRREMGSDIDAACGQLKRSFLDQGGDDVGGEDV; this is encoded by the coding sequence TTGATTAATATATTGGACCTCACACCAGAGGAATTGAAACAAAAACTGAAAGAATCAGGTGAAAAACCGTTTCGGGCCGATCAGATCCTGAACTGGATTTATCAGGGCGTCTTTTCCTTTGACGACATGAAGAATCTGGGGGAGGGAACAAGAGCGCTGCTCAAGCGGGAGTTTTCCGTGGATGTCCCCGAGATCATCAAGCTTCTGAAATCGGTGGACGGAACCCGCAAGGGGCTTCTGAAGCTGAAGGATTCGCATATCATCGAAGCTGTGCTGATGAAATATGAGCATGGCTATTCCGTCTGCATTTCAACCCAGGTCGGATGCCGGATGGGCTGCAGTTTCTGCGCTTCTACCAAGGAAGGGCTGATCCGCAACCTGACCGCCGGTGAAATGATTGGACAGATTCTGGCTCTGCAGCAGGTTGCGGGGGAGCGAATCTCCAATCTCGTGCTCATGGGGTCCGGCGAGCCGCTGGACAACTTTGACGAGGTGGCCCGGTTCCTGGGCATGGTGTCCTCGCCCTGGGGGCTGGCCATCGGCCAGCGCCACATCACGCTGTCCACCTGCGGCATCGCCCCGCGGATCCGGGACTTTGCCGATCTGGACAATCAGGTCACGCTGGCAATCTCCCTGCACCAGCCCACTCAGGCCGAGCGCCAGAAGCTGATGCCGGTGGCCTGGCAGCATGATCTGACTTCGCTGTTCGAGGCGCTGCGCTATTACCAGACCAAAACCAACCGGCGCATCTCCTTCGAGTATGCCCTGGTGGACGGGGTCAATGATACCCCCGAGGCAGCTCAGGCTCTGCGTGTCCTGCTGCGCGGCCTCAAGTGCCACGTCAATCTGATTCCGCTCAATGAAATTAAAGACGGGCTCTATAAAAAGCCTGATCTCAAAAAAATCGAAGCATTCCGGGCCAGGCTCGAGAGCTTCAACATTCCCACCACCATCCGCAGGGAGATGGGTTCTGATATTGATGCCGCCTGCGGTCAGCTCAAGCGAAGTTTTCTGGATCAGGGAGGTGATGACGTTGGCGGAGAAGATGTCTGA
- a CDS encoding Stp1/IreP family PP2C-type Ser/Thr phosphatase, which yields MAEKMSDIGNYRETNEDFVDYDITKDYGFYIVCDGIGGHRAGEIASREAVELIRNYIREYYNRSIAPQILESAIQKANREVYRMSSEKAEYSGMGTTITCALDVGSEVFLAHAGDSSAYLIKDDRIAKLTRDHSLVQEMVDIGTLTEEEMVRHPQKNIITRSLGTKDELKLDILEVDKSHFDYMLLCTDGLTDYVTKEEMLQAHLNEPDNKKFVEMMVNLAKERGSQDNISLLIFGGDRR from the coding sequence TTGGCGGAGAAGATGTCTGATATTGGCAATTACCGGGAGACCAATGAGGATTTCGTGGATTATGACATCACGAAAGACTACGGGTTCTACATCGTCTGCGACGGAATCGGCGGCCACCGGGCCGGCGAAATCGCCTCACGGGAAGCGGTGGAACTGATCCGAAACTATATCCGGGAATACTACAACCGCAGCATCGCCCCGCAGATCCTGGAGTCGGCGATTCAGAAAGCCAACCGGGAAGTGTACCGCATGTCCTCTGAAAAAGCGGAGTACAGCGGGATGGGCACCACCATTACCTGTGCCCTGGATGTGGGCAGCGAGGTCTTTCTCGCTCATGCGGGCGATTCCTCGGCCTACCTGATCAAGGATGACCGAATTGCCAAGCTGACGCGGGATCATTCCCTGGTCCAGGAAATGGTGGACATCGGGACGCTGACGGAGGAAGAAATGGTCCGTCACCCCCAGAAAAACATCATCACCCGGTCACTGGGAACCAAAGATGAACTGAAACTGGATATACTGGAAGTGGACAAAAGCCATTTTGACTATATGCTGCTTTGTACGGACGGCCTGACAGATTATGTAACGAAAGAAGAAATGCTCCAGGCTCATCTGAATGAGCCGGACAATAAGAAATTTGTGGAAATGATGGTGAACCTGGCCAAAGAGAGGGGAAGCCAGGACAATATTTCCCTGCTGATATTCGGAGGAGACCGCAGATGA
- the pknB gene encoding Stk1 family PASTA domain-containing Ser/Thr kinase, with protein MIGRVLGKRYQIVEKVAMGGMSNVYKALDMNLKRYDAVKILKEEFAQNKEFLEQFRQEANSVAGLNHPNIVNIYNVGSENGLQYIVMEYIKGKTLKKIIKEKGRLFQDQVINYSEQIAKGLQHAHINGIIHRDIKPHNILITDDDRVKIFDFGIAKHSESSTITNSGRIIGSVHYFSPEQARGLTTDLRSDIYSLGIVMYEMITGRLPFDSESPVTIALKHMQEPVIPPKTINPGISDKLNAVIMKAVEKDPIDRYQSMDDMLTDIQRIKGSSPLVYAHASAVEDEEAKPKVRMDSTQVMAPVRTSSPVTVQKKFSAIPPMEEEDEFEYDELVEEEEKEKRRNKGLLALLVFLVLLLTGVSVFGIKYFKDLNEKRQVEAAPKSISMINIVGMNEAKARLELSKFQIKLEPEYVVSETPGGIVLESDPAAGQTIQSGGTVKAKISKTREMVKVPDFSNMKLEDAQGAIAASDLVVGKVTESFHDYILAGVIVSADPISGREVEKGTTVNLTVSKGKDPVKVDLIVPDLMGLSLDGANNALIAASLKLGTASPVTVNDKAFEGKVVRQSLVRGTLVAKDTVVNVEIGRYVPATKPATKPSTTTPSTEPSTEPATKPSTKPSTKPPSTTTPPTSNTKVTSKDILNKDYYEAEEIALKAGYTISILNLHNPDGSVVSTAKKNKLLNQGKIDGIIKEVDISGKRILVNVLSNVQID; from the coding sequence ATGATTGGAAGAGTACTGGGAAAAAGATACCAAATCGTAGAAAAAGTCGCCATGGGCGGAATGAGCAATGTCTATAAGGCATTGGACATGAATCTGAAACGGTATGACGCCGTCAAGATTCTGAAAGAAGAGTTTGCCCAGAACAAGGAGTTTCTGGAACAGTTCCGGCAGGAAGCCAATTCGGTCGCCGGACTCAATCACCCCAACATCGTAAATATTTACAATGTGGGATCCGAAAACGGCCTGCAGTATATTGTCATGGAATACATCAAGGGCAAGACCCTGAAAAAGATCATCAAGGAAAAGGGCCGCCTGTTTCAGGACCAGGTCATCAATTATTCCGAGCAGATCGCCAAGGGACTGCAGCATGCCCATATCAACGGAATTATTCATCGGGACATTAAGCCCCACAACATTCTGATTACGGACGATGATCGGGTGAAGATCTTTGATTTTGGCATTGCCAAGCACTCGGAATCATCCACCATCACCAATTCGGGCCGCATCATCGGCTCGGTTCACTACTTTTCACCGGAACAGGCCAGGGGCCTGACGACGGACCTGCGCTCGGACATCTATTCCCTGGGAATTGTAATGTATGAGATGATTACAGGCCGGCTGCCCTTTGACTCAGAAAGCCCGGTGACCATTGCCCTCAAGCATATGCAGGAACCGGTGATTCCGCCTAAAACGATTAATCCCGGCATCTCCGACAAGCTCAATGCGGTCATCATGAAGGCGGTGGAGAAAGACCCCATCGACCGGTATCAGAGCATGGATGACATGCTGACGGACATTCAGCGCATCAAGGGATCCAGTCCGCTGGTCTACGCCCATGCCAGTGCCGTTGAGGACGAGGAAGCCAAGCCCAAGGTGCGCATGGATTCCACTCAGGTCATGGCACCGGTTCGAACCTCCAGCCCGGTCACCGTGCAGAAGAAATTCTCAGCCATTCCTCCCATGGAGGAAGAGGATGAGTTTGAGTATGACGAACTGGTGGAAGAAGAGGAAAAGGAAAAGCGGCGCAACAAAGGTCTCCTGGCACTGCTGGTGTTCCTGGTGCTGCTGCTGACCGGCGTCAGTGTCTTTGGCATCAAGTACTTCAAAGACCTCAATGAGAAGCGTCAGGTGGAAGCCGCGCCCAAGTCCATCTCCATGATCAACATTGTGGGCATGAACGAAGCCAAGGCCCGCCTGGAGCTCTCCAAGTTCCAGATCAAGCTGGAACCAGAATATGTGGTATCCGAGACCCCGGGCGGCATCGTTCTGGAATCCGATCCCGCCGCCGGCCAGACCATCCAGTCCGGCGGAACTGTGAAAGCCAAGATCAGCAAAACCCGTGAAATGGTGAAGGTGCCTGATTTCTCCAACATGAAACTGGAAGATGCCCAGGGAGCCATTGCTGCTTCGGATCTGGTTGTCGGCAAGGTCACCGAAAGCTTCCATGACTATATCCTGGCGGGTGTCATTGTCAGCGCGGATCCGATTTCCGGCCGTGAGGTAGAAAAAGGCACGACCGTCAACCTGACGGTGTCCAAGGGCAAGGATCCGGTCAAAGTGGATCTGATTGTGCCGGACCTCATGGGTCTGAGCCTGGATGGAGCCAACAACGCGCTGATTGCTGCCAGCCTGAAGCTGGGTACAGCCAGCCCGGTGACGGTGAACGACAAGGCCTTTGAGGGCAAGGTAGTCCGGCAGAGCCTGGTCCGCGGCACGCTGGTTGCCAAGGATACCGTGGTGAATGTCGAGATCGGCCGGTATGTCCCGGCGACCAAGCCGGCCACCAAGCCGTCGACGACGACTCCTTCGACCGAGCCCTCCACCGAGCCGGCTACGAAGCCAAGTACCAAGCCGTCGACCAAGCCGCCGTCAACGACAACTCCGCCGACCTCCAACACGAAAGTAACCTCCAAGGACATCCTGAACAAGGATTACTATGAGGCTGAAGAGATTGCATTGAAGGCAGGGTACACCATCAGCATCCTGAATCTGCATAATCCGGATGGATCCGTCGTATCCACCGCCAAGAAAAATAAGCTGCTCAATCAGGGGAAAATCGATGGCATCATCAAAGAAGTCGATATTTCCGGAAAACGCATTCTGGTCAATGTACTGAGCAACGTTCAGATCGATTAA
- the rsgA gene encoding ribosome small subunit-dependent GTPase A: protein MEGIIMKGVGGLYYVRDLTDGTVTPCRARGKFRRQTAPLPGDLVSYERAVPEGIINELKSRRNDLIRPAIANITQAFLVFALAEPDINWDLLNHFLLVMEQKAIRPLILLNKKDLVPEETRQAIIQRFLGTGYELLFISALDPLVRELLTGRLKDEVTVLCGPSGAGKSTLLNQLLGEEKMETGVVSEKIGRGKHTTRHTELVEVGEGLLADTPGFSNIEPQGIPYRELKDLFPEFQPFEGECRFNGCLHDREPGCAVKAQIGTAVSPERYDYYQRMFLKLKEEDKYKWD, encoded by the coding sequence ATGGAAGGAATCATCATGAAAGGCGTCGGCGGGCTGTACTATGTCAGGGATCTGACAGACGGCACGGTGACACCCTGTCGGGCCCGGGGGAAATTCCGGCGCCAGACAGCCCCTTTGCCCGGGGATCTCGTTTCTTATGAACGGGCCGTCCCCGAGGGCATCATCAACGAACTGAAGTCGCGTCGCAATGATCTCATCCGCCCGGCCATCGCCAACATTACGCAGGCTTTCCTGGTTTTTGCGCTGGCTGAACCGGACATCAACTGGGATCTGCTCAATCATTTTCTTCTGGTCATGGAACAGAAAGCCATCCGGCCGCTGATTCTGCTGAACAAAAAGGATCTGGTGCCGGAGGAAACCAGACAGGCTATCATCCAGCGGTTTCTGGGCACTGGCTATGAGTTGCTGTTTATCTCAGCGCTCGATCCGCTGGTCAGAGAGCTGCTGACGGGCCGGCTGAAGGATGAAGTGACAGTCTTGTGCGGCCCCTCCGGAGCCGGCAAGTCCACTCTGCTGAATCAGCTGCTGGGGGAAGAAAAAATGGAGACTGGCGTGGTCTCGGAAAAAATCGGCCGAGGCAAACATACCACCCGCCATACGGAACTGGTCGAAGTGGGGGAAGGACTCCTGGCGGATACCCCCGGCTTTTCCAACATCGAACCCCAGGGGATCCCGTACCGGGAGCTGAAGGACCTGTTTCCGGAATTTCAGCCTTTTGAAGGCGAGTGCCGCTTCAACGGCTGTCTGCATGACCGGGAGCCAGGCTGTGCCGTAAAGGCACAGATCGGCACCGCCGTCTCACCCGAACGCTACGACTATTACCAACGCATGTTTTTAAAACTCAAGGAGGAAGACAAATACAAATGGGATTGA
- the rpe gene encoding ribulose-phosphate 3-epimerase: protein MGLIAPSILSADFAALGQDITAITQAGADWVHVDVMDGSFVPNISIGPMVVKAIRPYSTLPFDVHLMIVHPEQYFAEFAKAGADMISFHWEAVSHIDRAVAMLKELGVKAGITLNPATPVSVLKDILPCLDYVLLMSVNPGFGGQKFIPYTVNKIKELREMALDSNPDLVIQIDGGVDAANIRMLAQAGADCFVAGSAVFRNRAIQENMDLLREQLA, encoded by the coding sequence ATGGGATTGATCGCACCATCGATACTTTCAGCGGATTTTGCCGCTCTGGGACAGGACATCACCGCAATTACACAGGCGGGAGCCGACTGGGTCCATGTGGACGTCATGGACGGCAGCTTTGTTCCTAATATCAGCATCGGACCCATGGTGGTCAAGGCCATCCGGCCGTACAGCACGCTGCCCTTTGATGTTCATCTCATGATCGTTCATCCGGAGCAGTATTTCGCTGAGTTTGCCAAAGCCGGGGCGGACATGATCTCCTTCCACTGGGAGGCGGTATCGCATATCGACCGGGCCGTAGCCATGCTCAAGGAACTGGGCGTCAAGGCAGGTATTACGCTGAATCCGGCCACTCCGGTCAGTGTTCTGAAGGACATCCTGCCCTGTCTGGACTACGTGCTCCTCATGAGTGTGAATCCGGGCTTCGGCGGACAGAAATTCATCCCATACACGGTCAACAAGATCAAGGAACTCCGCGAAATGGCGCTGGACTCAAACCCGGATCTGGTGATCCAGATCGACGGCGGCGTTGATGCCGCCAACATCCGGATGCTGGCCCAGGCCGGCGCGGACTGCTTTGTCGCGGGTTCTGCCGTATTCCGCAACCGCGCCATCCAGGAAAACATGGACCTGCTGCGGGAACAGCTCGCATGA
- a CDS encoding thiamine diphosphokinase codes for MKALIVSGGRIPSRELLDEVLAGGVDLIIGADAGAGVLFREGIAMDLALGDFDSIEPGLLEQIRSQTPVITYQVRKNFTDTEAALEEAIERGATDITLLGATGNRLDHFIGNLGLLQKARSLGAKLLIRDDNNRIFLADAPQSIDAVSGWYISFFPLGRPIPDFTVENVKYPLDRHTLDFATTLTVSNEFLEGPARIRFSRGQVLVCISRD; via the coding sequence ATGAAAGCCCTGATTGTTTCCGGCGGCCGGATTCCGTCGCGGGAACTCCTCGATGAAGTGCTGGCCGGCGGGGTGGATCTCATCATTGGAGCGGACGCCGGAGCCGGCGTCCTGTTCCGGGAAGGCATCGCCATGGACCTGGCCCTGGGAGATTTTGACTCCATTGAACCGGGACTGCTGGAACAGATCCGCAGCCAGACCCCGGTGATCACCTACCAGGTGCGCAAGAATTTTACCGACACGGAGGCAGCGCTGGAGGAAGCCATTGAGCGGGGGGCCACGGACATCACGCTCCTTGGAGCCACCGGCAATCGGCTGGATCACTTTATCGGCAACCTGGGCCTGCTCCAGAAAGCCCGGTCTCTGGGAGCAAAGCTTTTGATCCGCGATGACAACAACCGGATTTTCCTGGCCGATGCCCCACAGAGCATCGACGCTGTCTCAGGCTGGTACATCTCTTTTTTCCCGCTGGGAAGACCCATTCCCGATTTCACCGTGGAAAACGTGAAATACCCCCTGGATCGCCATACCCTGGATTTCGCCACCACCCTGACCGTCTCCAATGAGTTTCTGGAGGGTCCTGCCCGCATCCGATTTTCTCGCGGCCAGGTTCTCGTCTGCATCAGCCGCGACTGA
- the rpmB gene encoding 50S ribosomal protein L28 — MSRKCEYCDKGVVSGVSYSHSHRQNKRTWAPNLMKVRAIVNGTPRRVVVCTRCLRSGKVERAI, encoded by the coding sequence ATGTCAAGAAAATGCGAATATTGCGATAAGGGCGTTGTTTCAGGTGTCTCCTACAGCCACTCACACAGGCAAAACAAGAGAACCTGGGCTCCTAACCTGATGAAGGTCAGAGCAATTGTCAACGGTACTCCTAGAAGAGTTGTTGTTTGCACAAGATGCTTAAGATCCGGAAAAGTAGAAAGAGCAATATAA
- a CDS encoding YitT family protein — translation MQDIKKKFTGRVLMETVYSMLGGILYATGLNLFVFPLGLYIGTITGIAQMVQAIINSLGNLNLAMTGPLLFLINIPLLVLTYRVIHKGFFYKTLLTLTAQSIAMAVIPIAGQPLINDWLTLCVIGGLVSGFGAGFTLRHGGSGGGLDILGVYLSLKFRGFSVGKVSLLVSGIVMLYVAVSFPIEILIYSVVFTVVYSLVLDRVHYQNVKVFALIVSESPKVAPFINARVGRGVTQWEATGIYSSSRKNVILTIVDKYEFRNLKKELVELDPQVFMIDSERVDVTGTFDKHLF, via the coding sequence ATGCAGGATATTAAGAAGAAATTTACGGGACGTGTGCTGATGGAGACGGTTTATTCCATGCTGGGGGGCATCCTTTATGCCACCGGTCTGAATCTGTTTGTGTTTCCGCTGGGACTGTATATCGGAACGATCACGGGAATCGCGCAGATGGTTCAGGCCATTATCAATTCTCTGGGCAATCTGAATCTGGCGATGACCGGACCGCTGCTGTTTCTGATCAATATTCCGCTTCTGGTTCTGACCTATCGGGTCATTCATAAGGGTTTCTTTTATAAGACACTGCTGACGCTGACGGCTCAGTCCATTGCCATGGCGGTGATTCCCATTGCAGGGCAGCCGCTCATCAATGACTGGCTGACACTCTGTGTTATTGGCGGACTGGTGTCAGGCTTCGGTGCCGGCTTTACCCTGCGTCATGGGGGATCAGGCGGCGGTCTGGATATTCTCGGGGTGTACCTGTCCCTGAAATTCCGCGGCTTCTCCGTAGGAAAAGTATCGCTGCTGGTGTCAGGCATCGTCATGCTCTATGTGGCGGTCAGCTTTCCCATTGAGATCCTGATCTATTCCGTGGTCTTTACCGTGGTGTATTCCCTGGTTCTGGACCGGGTACATTACCAGAACGTCAAGGTGTTTGCGCTGATTGTATCGGAGTCACCCAAGGTTGCACCGTTTATCAATGCCCGGGTGGGGCGGGGCGTCACCCAGTGGGAAGCCACCGGCATCTATTCCAGCTCCAGGAAGAACGTGATTCTGACCATTGTGGACAAATACGAGTTCCGGAATCTGAAGAAAGAGCTGGTAGAGCTGGATCCGCAGGTATTCATGATTGACTCGGAACGGGTCGATGTGACGGGAACCTTCGACAAGCATCTGTTTTAA
- a CDS encoding Asp23/Gls24 family envelope stress response protein has product MIGYTTEIGKVNYSDDVIANIIGMATMECYGVVGMAAKNTSDELWELIKIEHLNKGVKVLQKGGELTIEVFVVVEYGTKISVIANNIIQKVKYNVENFTGLKVTGITVNIEGVRF; this is encoded by the coding sequence ATGATCGGATACACAACTGAAATTGGCAAAGTCAATTACTCAGATGATGTCATTGCCAACATCATTGGCATGGCGACCATGGAATGCTATGGCGTTGTAGGAATGGCTGCAAAGAACACGAGTGATGAACTCTGGGAACTGATCAAGATCGAGCATTTGAATAAAGGCGTCAAAGTCCTTCAAAAGGGCGGCGAACTGACCATTGAAGTGTTTGTGGTGGTGGAATACGGAACCAAGATTTCCGTCATCGCCAATAACATTATCCAGAAAGTCAAATATAACGTAGAAAATTTCACAGGTCTGAAGGTGACCGGCATTACCGTGAACATCGAAGGCGTAAGGTTCTAG